In one Candidatus Delongbacteria bacterium genomic region, the following are encoded:
- the rpmB gene encoding 50S ribosomal protein L28: MSRMCDICGKAPMHGGSICRRGMSKKKGGVGLNITGTSKRVFNPNVQSVRIRIGEESFKIKACTRCIKAGKTISVAK, translated from the coding sequence ATGTCTAGAATGTGTGACATTTGCGGAAAAGCTCCGATGCACGGTGGATCAATCTGCAGAAGAGGTATGTCGAAAAAAAAGGGTGGAGTTGGTTTGAACATCACTGGAACTTCTAAAAGAGTTTTCAACCCTAACGTACAATCCGTAAGAATCAGAATTGGCGAAGAATCTTTCAAGATTAAAGCTTGTACAAGATGTATTAAGGCAGGGAAAACAATTTCTGTTGCTAAATAG